The region GCAACGTCTACCGGCCCCTGTCACTTCTTGTTTGAAAGCGGGTTGTCCACAAAAAAAGGGCCCGGACTTACCAGTCCGGACCCTCTTCATCCGTGTTGCCAACCGTCAGTTTCCCGGGACCAACTTGGCCCGCACGGCCTTCATTGCGGCTTCGGTGCGTGAGTTGACCTGAAGGGCTTTCAGGATGTTGCTCACGTGGTTTTTGACGGTTTTCTCAGCAATGCTCAGGTGGTTGGCGATTTCCTTGTTGCGCATGCCTTTGGCGATGAGCTCAAGGATTTCGGTTTCGCGGTCGCTCAGGACGTAGAGTTCGGTGTCGTCGGTCTCATCGTCGTCCTTCACGCGTCGGAAGTCTTCAATCACCTTAGTGGCGATCCGCGGCGTGATCTTGGCCTCGCCCCGATGGGCAAGCCGGATCGCGTCGATGACTTCTTGGGGGGTCGATGTTTTGAGGAGGTAGCCCAGGGCTCCAGCTCGGAAGGCCTCGAACACCACCTCGTCTTCCTCGTTGATCGTGAGCACGACCACTTGGATGTCTTTTTCTTTCTTCAACACGCGGCGCATCAATTCGATGCCGTCGAGGCGGGGCATGTTGATATCGGTCAAGAGAACGTCCGGCGGATCCGCCAGCACGGCATCCAGCGCCTCCTGCCCATCTTTGCAGATCGCCAGGATCTGGCATTCGGGCATCAGCGTCAGGGTGCGTTGGATGGCGTTCCGGTAAGCCGGTTCATCGTCGGCAATGACAACACGGATGGTTGACGACATGCCGACGAGTATACACATAAGGCCCTGATCAGGTCGGCGGGGCCATAATAAAACTCCATGCCCCTTTTGGAAGTCGATAACCTGTGCGTCGAAATCGGTGGGACTCCGATTCTGCGGGGAGTGACCCTGAGCGTCGACGCCGGGGAAACTTTGGGGATCGTCGGTGAATCGGGATGCGGCAAATCGATGACCGGGCTCGCCGTCATGGGGATGCTCCCGCCAGGCGGCAAGGTCGTCGGCGGGTCGATCAAGCTCAATGGGCGGGACATCGCCCACCTTCCGCCCCGCGAATGGCAAAAGATCCGGGGGCAAGAAATCGGGCTGGTGATGCAGGACCCGTTTACCAGCCTCAACCCATTGATGCGCGTGGGCGAACAAATCGCCGAAGTGCTGCAAATCCACAAAGGGGTCGCCAAAGCCGAGGCCCTGACGCAGGCGGTCGAAATGCTCCGCACCGTCGGTGTGCCTTCGCCAGAAGCTTCGGCCCGCAAATATCCCCACCAAATGTCTGGCGGTCAGCGCCAAAGGGTCGTCATCGCCACCGCGTTCATCGCCCGGCCAAAACTCTTGATCGCCGACGAACCCACAACCGCCCTCGACGTCACACTCCAGGCCCAGATCTTACGGTTGCTCGAACAACTTCAAAAGGAGGAACGCACCGCCGTCGCCGTCATCAGCCACGACATCGGGGTCATCGGTAGCGTGGCCGACCGGGTGGCCGTGTTCTATGCTGGCCGGGTCGTCGAATCCGGCCCGGTGGAAGAAGTCTTGCGCCGGCCCCGCCACCCGTACACCAAAGCGTTGCTGGAAGCGATTCCTACCCCGGGGCGCGACCGCCTGGCCACCGTTTCCGGCCAGCCGCCCCTGCTTGGCGACCTCCCGGCCGGGTGCCCGTTTGCGCCGAGGTGCCCCGACCGGCACGACCGTTGCGACCAAGAACCGGGGTCGTTTCCTAATGGAGCCGCAGAAGTCGCCTGCTGGCTGGCCGAATCTGGTTCCATCGCGGCAAAACCATAGGTCTCCGCTGGTTGCACGCGCTTTGGCCCGGTCAGGCGAGCAACGATTCAAAAACGGCGTCGATTTTTGCGGTTGCGTCGAATTTTTGCCCCGTCAGGTGCGCCGCGGCCATGAACCCCAGCAGTGTTGCCGCCAACAGTTCGGGATCGGCATAAGGCGAGCCTTTCTTGGTTTTGGCCGCCTTGAGGGCTTCTGATAGTGCGGCCACCCAATCGGAATACAAGGCCAGAACCTGCTTCCGCAATTCGGCATGTTCGACAGATGCTGCATAAAGGCTGAGCAAGACCTTGGCGAACCGGCTTTGCTTTTTGCAATAGGCTTCGGCCAGCGCCAGTTCCCCTTCGGCCTTTTCCGCGGAGGAGCCGAGGCCATCATAGAACTTGGCCCGGTCCGTGGCAAATTGGTTGCGGGCAAATTCGGCCACCCCCAGCAGCAAGTCGAGCCGCTTTGGGAAGTAGTAGTGGATCGTGGCGTGGTTCATCCCCATTTCCGCTGCCACTGTGCGGGCATGCAGGCTTTCCAACCCTTGGGTGCCCACAATGTCGTAACACTTCTGCAGGATTTCCGGACGGCGCTTTTGCATGCCCCATTTTAACCGACCAGATGGTCGATTTGCCATCGACTGCCGATACGGCGTGCCAAAATGGGGCTGTGGAGCCGTATCCCCGGACCTGGGCTGAAATCGATTTCCCTGCTATGGCCGGGAACATCGCAGCGATCCGGGACCGCGTGGGGCAGGGGGTGCAGATCGGCCTTGTCTGCAAAGCCGATGGCTACGGACACGGATTGGTCCCCGTCGGCCGGTTTGCCAGCCGCAACGGGGCCGATTGGCTTTGCGTCGCCAGCGTGCAAGAAGGCGTGGCCCTGCGGGACGCGGGGGTGGATTGCCCGGTCATGGTGATGTCGCCGACCCTGGCGGTAGAAGCCCGTCAGGCGGTGTTCTACGATTTGGACGTCTTCGTTGAATCGTTGGAGGCCATCCACATTTATCAACAAACCGCCCAATCGCAAGACCGCCAGGCCCGGCTCCACCTCAAGGTCGATACCGGGTTGCACCGATTTGGGTGTCGCCCAGACCAGGTCGGGACGCTCGCCGAAACCATCCTCAGGCTCCCCAACACGGAACTCCGTGGAGTCGCCCAACACTTCTTGAATTCCTCGGGCGACCCCGCCCGGACATCAAGCCAACTTTCACTGTTCAACCAAACGATCAAGGACTTGGAACTACCTGCCGGTACGCTCACTCATGCGGCCAATTCGGCCGCAACTGCCCTCTATCCCGAGTCTCGCCAAAGCCTGGTACGTGTGGGCATGCACGCCTATGGCATCGATCCCGACAACCTTTATGGGGGACGCCTCAGCCCCGTGATGCGGTGGTTTGCCCGGATCACGTCCCTCCGCTGGATCGAGGCTGGCGAGACGGTTTCCTACAATGGAACATGGCAGGCGGAGCGGCAAACCCACATTGCCACACTCGGGGTCGGCTATGGCGATGGATACCCCCGGGCCCTGAGCAACAAAAGTCAAATCTGGCTCAATGGGGGCTCAGCGGATATTGTGGGCCTGGTCTGCATGGACCAGATGATGGCGGATGTGTCACGCATACCCGGCGTTGCCGTCGGGGACACCGTCGAACTGCTCGGTGAGAACATCCGCGTGCCGATCCTGGCCAAGCTAGCCGGCACCAACAGCCACGAAATCGTGACCCGTGTGATGACCCGGGTTAATCGCCGGTATGTTTTTTGAGCCCCGGGCACCCGCACGGTTCGGCCGGGTTGCCGATGCCAAGCAGGCACCGAGCCTAGTCACCGTTGACAAGATTGTGAACCACTCCGGAAGCCTTGTAATCGGCGACGATCCGGACCACTTCGTCGGCAACCGCTTCTTGGGCCTGATTAGTGGAGGCTCCCACATGGTGGGTGCAGATGACGTTCTTCGCCGTTTTAAGGGGGCCGTCGTAATCGCCTTCTGCGGCAGCCGGTTCACCCTCAAAAACGTCCAACCCCGCCCGCAACACCCCAGATTCGCACGCGGCGAGCAGGGCCGCCTGGTCGACCACCTCCGCCCTGGAGGTATTGATGAAGTAGGCACCAGGTTTCATCTTGGCGATCACCTGGGCAGAAATCAACCCTTTGGTGGAATCATTGAGCGCGGTATGGACGCTGACGATATCTGACCGGGCAGCCAAATCTTCCAAGCTGTCGGCCATTTTCACCCCGAGGGATAATGCCGTTTCGGATGGCATCCACCGGGAAAACGCGATCACATCCATGCCGAAGGCTTTCGCCCGGGGAACCATTTCTTGGGCGATGTTGCCCATGCCGACAAGGCCAAGGGTGAGCCCGAAGAGACCCTTCCCTTTGCTGTAAGCCTTTTTGTTCCATTTGCCTTCGTGCAAGTCGGCGGCGCACTCGGGAATGAACCGGTCTAAAGCCAACATCAACCCAAAGGCAAGTTCGGCGACGGCAATCGAGTTCTTGCCGGGGCAATTGGCGACCGAAATCCCATGTCCGGTGGCGGCAGCGATGTCGATGGTGTTGTATCCGGCACCAGCCCGGATGACCAGCTTGAGTGTGGGGGACGCCGAAAGGGCGGCGGCATCGAC is a window of Armatimonadota bacterium DNA encoding:
- the alr gene encoding alanine racemase, with the translated sequence MEPYPRTWAEIDFPAMAGNIAAIRDRVGQGVQIGLVCKADGYGHGLVPVGRFASRNGADWLCVASVQEGVALRDAGVDCPVMVMSPTLAVEARQAVFYDLDVFVESLEAIHIYQQTAQSQDRQARLHLKVDTGLHRFGCRPDQVGTLAETILRLPNTELRGVAQHFLNSSGDPARTSSQLSLFNQTIKDLELPAGTLTHAANSAATALYPESRQSLVRVGMHAYGIDPDNLYGGRLSPVMRWFARITSLRWIEAGETVSYNGTWQAERQTHIATLGVGYGDGYPRALSNKSQIWLNGGSADIVGLVCMDQMMADVSRIPGVAVGDTVELLGENIRVPILAKLAGTNSHEIVTRVMTRVNRRYVF
- a CDS encoding response regulator transcription factor; the protein is MSSTIRVVIADDEPAYRNAIQRTLTLMPECQILAICKDGQEALDAVLADPPDVLLTDINMPRLDGIELMRRVLKKEKDIQVVVLTINEEDEVVFEAFRAGALGYLLKTSTPQEVIDAIRLAHRGEAKITPRIATKVIEDFRRVKDDDETDDTELYVLSDRETEILELIAKGMRNKEIANHLSIAEKTVKNHVSNILKALQVNSRTEAAMKAVRAKLVPGN
- a CDS encoding TetR/AcrR family transcriptional regulator, with translation MQKRRPEILQKCYDIVGTQGLESLHARTVAAEMGMNHATIHYYFPKRLDLLLGVAEFARNQFATDRAKFYDGLGSSAEKAEGELALAEAYCKKQSRFAKVLLSLYAASVEHAELRKQVLALYSDWVAALSEALKAAKTKKGSPYADPELLAATLLGFMAAAHLTGQKFDATAKIDAVFESLLA
- a CDS encoding ABC transporter ATP-binding protein, with protein sequence MPLLEVDNLCVEIGGTPILRGVTLSVDAGETLGIVGESGCGKSMTGLAVMGMLPPGGKVVGGSIKLNGRDIAHLPPREWQKIRGQEIGLVMQDPFTSLNPLMRVGEQIAEVLQIHKGVAKAEALTQAVEMLRTVGVPSPEASARKYPHQMSGGQRQRVVIATAFIARPKLLIADEPTTALDVTLQAQILRLLEQLQKEERTAVAVISHDIGVIGSVADRVAVFYAGRVVESGPVEEVLRRPRHPYTKALLEAIPTPGRDRLATVSGQPPLLGDLPAGCPFAPRCPDRHDRCDQEPGSFPNGAAEVACWLAESGSIAAKP